The DNA region CGCCGCCGGCATCCGGGAGCCCCGGCGCGGGCCGCGCCTGTCCCCCGAGGACCACCGCCGACGCTAGTAGTACACCGCGAGCGGCCCGTGCGGCCCGTCGATCACCTGGACGGGAGTCTCGAAGACGCGGGTGAGCACGGCATCCGTCATGATCTCGTCCGGTGTGCCGAACTCGACGACCCGGCCGTCCTTCATGGCGCAGATGCGGTCGGCGTAGTGGCCGGCGAAGTTGACGTCGTGCAGCACGATCACGATGGTGCGGCCGAGTTCGTCGGCGGCACGGCGCAGCTGCGTCATCATCGTGACGGCGTGCTTCATGTCGAGGTTGTTCAGCGGCTCGTCGAGCAGCACGACCGCGGTGTCCTGGGCGAGCACCATCGCGACGTAGGCGCGCTGACGCTGCCCGCCGGACAGTTCGTCGAGGTAGCGGTTCTCCAGCGCCCCCAGGTCGAGGAAGTCGATCGAGCGGCTGACGATCTCCTCGTCGGCGCGGTTCAGCCGGCCCTTCGAGTGCGGGAAGCGGCCGAAGCCGACCAGCTGGCGCACCGTCAGCCGGG from Microbacterium soli includes:
- a CDS encoding ABC transporter ATP-binding protein, with amino-acid sequence MIAIDRVRRDYSSEVGIGPIDLVIPTGGVTALIGPNGAGKSTLLTMIGRLMGMDAGTIEIAGYDVTTTKSADLAKIVSVLRQENHFVTRLTVRQLVGFGRFPHSKGRLNRADEEIVSRSIDFLDLGALENRYLDELSGGQRQRAYVAMVLAQDTAVVLLDEPLNNLDMKHAVTMMTQLRRAADELGRTIVIVLHDVNFAGHYADRICAMKDGRVVEFGTPDEIMTDAVLTRVFETPVQVIDGPHGPLAVYY